The following nucleotide sequence is from Scheffersomyces stipitis CBS 6054 chromosome 4, complete sequence.
AgtgcttttcttcttgggtgTCTTTACTGAATTGCTACTGCCAGTCGGCGAAGACTCTGAGTTTGAGCTGTTATTCACGCTTGTAGGCAAAGTATCTTCGCTAATGCTTGCAAGTCTCTCCTTTTCAGGAGCAGACTCCAAAGCAGCTGGCTCGCCAAAGATATCGTTGAAGTCCTTGTGGATATGGTCTATGTCGatatcttcagaagaagagcgATCGTCACAGTCAAAGTCGATAAACTCAGAAATAAGATCGTCGGTAGGCTGCTCACCTTCTAATAGAGCATGTTTCATATTCTCAAACGGATCTGAGTTAAGAATATCGTCTACGGTTAACTCGGATTCATGTTTTACAGCTGAACCTCCATTGCTTGACGAGTTCTGCGGACTCGTCATCTCAATGGTGGTAGGCGATTCATTCTCATAAATGGTGGAGTTTCCACCAGGAGAAATCTCAGTTGAGGTTACTGTGCACGGCGTTTCCATTATAGGCGACTCCAACTTAGCCGAagcaacttctttctttttctttgcaACTGAGCTCGATTTCTTTTTAGTCAAACCAGGTTTTTTCTTGGGCGTCTTGGGCGTATTTGGTGATCTAGGAGTCTTCACAGCTTCCAGAACTGGAACTTGTGCAACGTTCTGGACTTGCTGTTGCACTACTTTTGTATTATTGTTAAACTGTCTCgcaagaagttgttgttgctgttggaaCTTCTGCTGAATATGGGACTGCAAATGCTGCTGTAaatgctgttgttgaagctgttggttttgaaactgttgattctgaaattgttgattctgttgCATTTGCTGATTTTGTAGTTGTTGCTGATTctgttgattctgattttgttgttgatcttgCTGCTCTTGTATTGTCCTAAACTGTTGAACCTGTACCATGTGTTCTTGGATGGGATTCATCTCCAATGACAAACCAAGTCCTACAGTAGGGCTACTCTTCAAAAAATCGTTCGACGACTGAATGGGCGAATATTGAACCACAGTTGGCGAAGAGTTGTTCCAGATTGGTGAGCTTTGAACAACGTACTTGCCAGTATTATTGACTCCAGGAGTGATTGGTGAAAATGCCATAGCACCATTGGCATTACCCATGGGCGTTCCCATTACAGGAAAAGTGGCCGTGGGAGGTCCATTCGTTACAGGCGTAAAGAAAACAGGTTGGTTCTGGCCAACAAACGTCGGACTCACTTCCAGTTTTGGTGTTTGGAAATACAGCTGTGGAGCTACTTGAGGAGTGATATCCAACCGGGAAGATGGAGGGAACGCTCCCGAGACCGGTGACGGAGTCAAGGAGTTACTACTAGGGTCATTATGACTGATGTGATTATTGATGTGACCCATACTATTGATGTCGTTATTCACATTATTGATCATGGTATGGTTGATATCGTTGAGGTTATTGTGTTCCATATTCATTCCAGAGAAGCCCATCGGCATCTGGCCGTTATGTGCCAACGGGTTGCCTTCGTTGAACAGCGGCATAGCTGTGGGCATATACGGAATGTTGATATTCATGCTATAACTTTCTAGGTTCGACTAAATGGGCTCAAGGATtagaaatttgaaatttgaaaaattggaatttgattgaaaaatcaattTGGGTATAAGAACGAGCGACTGAAGCGAATGAGGGTATGGAACCGTGGGGAAATACGAGATTATATGAGTCTGAATGGTGATAATGGTAGCGATTATAACGATAACAGTGAGGAATATGGTCGTATATCTATTGTCTGCTTTATCTTAATCTTATCTAAGAGTTGAACGAAGGAAGTAGTGCGATCACTGGATTCACTCAACTAGGTAAAACAAACAATATATAAACGGACAGCTGAGGCAGATGGAACAACACAGACGACGAAAACAACGACGATAGACTCGACTGCTACTAAAAGAAGCTTCCTTCTAGAAAAAAggagtagaagaattggccCTTTCCTGGTATATAACTTTGGGAAAGAGGAGTTCAGTTTTTTCTCCCAGGTCTGTGTGAAATTTGGTGATACTCGCACTCCTGCAGACAGTCGTCCCATAGGGAGGGCCGCCGCATGAAGCCAGTCTCAATCAAGCATTGCACCAGCAATAGAGTTAGACTATCGGCTGGTGGGTAATTCCGGTGGAGGCTTCGAAGCATGGCCAGAAGGAGCGGTGTGGATATTTGGTTGATTCTTGGTGGTAGAACGAATTACGAAATCGCTGAAGAAATGTAAGAGTACTTTTTCAAGCTCCGAAACCTGTCTCTGCACCGACTGTTCAGGAAATTCCATCCTGGAAAATTACCGGACTACGAGATTGGCTACGAAAATTATGATCTACACTAGCTTATTAATTAACTAGCCAAAGATGATAATATTAGCTGTAACTACTAAAGATCAACATGGTTGGTGATCCATATAGTGCAGTTCTCCTGACCGGAACCTCCTCTCtcatttcttttcttctctacaGAATCTATACTTGGATGGACGCATGTTCCGGCCCTGCCCTCGAATTTGACTTGATTCCTACTAGATGGTGCCAGATTTTTCACACGCGGTGTCGCCGTGTTTGCTCCGTCGAGGCGGATTGCTTTCCTCGATGCAATGAACAAGACCGTAGTCTCTTTCTCCGTGGGAGATTCTCTTTTTGCGATTGTACTATAGTCTCTCTTAGCCCTCGGAAATGGGCACATATCAGCTCATCTCATCTTGTTCTCTTACCGATATTCCCAAATACCACTCCATTTTTACCCGAAACACCGAAAAGTTTCTCTGCTTCGTGCTCCATCGATGGTGGCGGCCTACATTAGCCAGGAGGATAGCCTTTGCTAGCGTCAAACTATGGCAGCAGTCACTGGGTGGTTTCTCTCCGCCTCGACTCCTCGGAACTGCAGATACAGTTTCCGGTATAATTACCCTCGGAACAGCCCCCTCGTTCCCCGGCAATAGCTAAAATCCTAAATGCCATCTCAAGTAATCTAAACTACCCGCTAG
It contains:
- a CDS encoding predicted protein, yielding MNINIPYMPTAMPSFNEGNPLAHNGQMPMGFSGMNMEHNNLNDINHTMINNVNNDINSMGHINNHISHNDPSSNSLTPSPVSGAFPPSSRLDITPQVAPQSYFQTPKSEVSPTFVGQNQPVFFTPVTNGPPTATFPVMGTPMGNANGAMAFSPITPGVNNTGKYVVQSSPIWNNSSPTVVQYSPIQSSNDFLKSSPTVGLGLSLEMNPIQEHMVQVQQFRTIQEQQDQQQNQNQQNQQQLQNQQMQQNQQFQNQQFQNQQLQQQHLQQHLQSHIQQKFQQQQQLLARQFNNNTKVVQQQVQNVAQVPVSEAVKTPRSPNTPKTPKKKPGLTKKKSSSVAKKKKEVASAKLESPIMETPCTVTSTEISPGGNSTIYENESPTTIEMTSPQNSSSNGGSAVKHESELTVDDILNSDPFENMKHALLEGEQPTDDLISEFIDFDCDDRSSSEDIDIDHIHKDFNDIFGEPAALESAPEKERLASISEDTLPTSVNNSSNSESSPTGSSNSVKTPKKKSTSKVNKKVLKKASSFSGNSASSTSTSSTFIFNSKVNMAKSQSTLILDTPSKKSKPTSLSFSECSQRIPIFALGNHFSFVYENGESINKSLSSSYTSVPAPLRKTKSSVNFKSLGTSQSSYDGFTHSSLKDSPRTLKNMQAGLVEFQLDMNGKKR